The nucleotide sequence GTCTGGGGATTATTTGCTTTGTGATTTTTGCTTTCGAAGGTGGTATTATGGGAGCTAAATTGGCTCATACTATTGGTGCCGCTGATGGAGGCCAGGGTTTAAAGCTATTGAACTGGAGCACCAAACATGGAGATTTAAGGATTGCTCACTTTGTGGGCATGCATGCGTTACAAATACTTCCTTTGATTGGTTTTTATCTACTCTCCTCATCCAAACAAATGATTATTTTTTCTTCAGTCTATTTTATTACTTGCACTGTCGTACTTATCCAAGCATTACTGAAGATCCCGTTGATTAAATGATAAACCATATATATATACTTATCGTCATCCTATATCCTTTATACATGGGTTGGGATTCTTCTGATCTAGTACGGGTCACTAATCATCGTTTGAAGCAAGAAGCGACAATCACTCAAAAAGCTTTTGACATACTAAAAGCTAAGTGTAATTCTTGTCACATGACAGAATACGAAAGAAAAGTATTTACGATAGAAAATATGAGCAAATCTGCCAAGGCTATCCATAAGCAGGTTTTCCTAAAGAAAAAGATGCCTAAAGGAGATCAAATAAAACTCACAGAAAAAGAATACAAAGTGCTTAAAGAATGGCTTCTCGAACTTGGAGTTGAATAAAGAAGCTTATCATTCCCCTTTAGAAAAGACATCAAACTTTCCTTCCTTCTGGTAGTTGAATGTGATCAACCAAAGTCAATAATATTGATGAAAATCTCTTTGATTAGCGTGTAAGAAAAGCCCCCACGAAGGAGGACTCTTACTGCCACTTAGTTATCTCGCGATAACGATCTTTGTTGCGTATAATTTTTTTGTATCACTAACCAAATTGAGAAGATAAACGCCAGGATTAAGATCTGATAGATTTATTTTATTAGATCGCGTCTTCTCTTTAGCCAATTCTCCTTTAAGTGTATAAATAATAATATCTGCAGATGCCAACCCTTCGATTTTCAGGTAATTACTTACAGGATTTGGGTAGATATGAAAAGAGTTTGAATCCAAGCCAAGTACACTTTCAATTACCTCAAATGATTGCTCCATCTTAGTTGCCGCTTCAAAATTTACATCCCCGGATTGCAATGCTGTAACGGTAACTGTTCCTACACCTGTTGGAGTCAAATTGGAACCAATTAAAGTAGCTGGTCCTGTTGTTTCATAAGAAACGAGTAATCCACTAGAAGCAGTAGCTGCTAGAGCAATAGGATTCGTATCAATTCCAATCTCAAAGTCATTAAGTTCAGGAAACGAAATGGTTTGATTAGCTTTTGCAATGGTCAATAACTGATCCATAGAAACTGCATCATGATAGTTGTCATTTCCAATTTGACTAGCAGTTATTGTGACAGATCCTGCTCCGACAATAGTAACCTCATTTCCATCAATTGTGACTACATCAAGGTCCGATGATATATATACAATAGCATTTCCAGAGTTACCACCAGTTGCGGATAACGTGAAAGGAGCATCTCCAAATGTCCTAGTTGTCAATGCTTCGAAAATGATTTGCTGGCTCGCCTTATCTACTACCAATGTCTGCTCTACATCCATCGCAGCTTCATAGTCATCGTTTCCTGGCTGACTTGCAGTAATAACAGTCGAACCGGCTCCCACAATAATTACTTCTCCATTTTCTATAGTAGCAATAGTCAAATCTGAACTAGCAAAATCAACTACTAAGTCAGCCGTGGAAGATGCTACTAGACTAAAGTCTGGTTCACCAAAAGTTTTTTCAGGTAAGGATTCAAAGAAAATAGACTGAGTTCCTTTCGCAACAGTGAACTCTCTGAAGACAGATGGTGCCGGATTATAGTCCACATCGCCGGATTGTTTTGCTTGAACTTCCACTGTTCCTGCTCCTGTGATCGTCAGCAAATTTTCACTTACGATAGCTGGTCCTGATATGATTTCAAAACTCACATCTAGCCCCGATGATGCGGTTGCCTCAAGGGTAAAGGCATCATCTTCTACTGATTTATCTGCAATTGGATCAAACGTGATCGTCTGAGATAGTCGATTAAAAATCCAACCGATTACATTCCCATTATCAATAGAATTAAAGGCATTAAAAGTGGCTCCTCCTGTTGCTGTTACCTCTTCCATCTCCAGAAAATAACCGTTTACAACACCTGTACTTTGAGAGATTGTCAATGAGGAAGAAACGGTTTGTGGCTCAATGATGATAGGGTCTAATTCAGTTCCAACTGCAATAAATTCATCTACAGTTAGAACTCGATCACCCACCGTAGACACATCTGATCCTGCTTGAAAGGTCAAGGTCGAAAGAGTCAAATCCGTATAAAAATCTACTCGTTGAGAAACTGTGAGATTATTCAGCGTAATGGTTTCACTTACGTCGCTACCAACAATGAGAGATCCTGAAATAATAATTTCAGAACTTCCTCCATTAATCGTGGTATTGGTTGAACCATCGGATCTAATGGAATTTGACTCCAAGGTTGACGTACCAAGGTTGAGTGTTTTACTTTCAGAACCTAAGAAAAAGAATTGGGATATGTCAACATAATATCCATTCGTATTAATTGTCCCACTTTCAAAATTAATATCCCTCAGCACCACATCGCTTTCCAAGGTCCATGTTCCTCCCGATAGAAAATTTGCAATCCAGTTCGATCCGGGCCCGTCACTAAAATCGATCGTCGTACTACCTGTAGTTAAAAAGTTAAAATTTCCAATATCAAGGTTTGAATTAACGGATAAATCTAACGAACCATAGATATTCATCTCTTTTGTGCTACCTGAAATAGTAAAAAACTGATCAGCCAACGAAGCATCAAAGTCATTGAAATTGGCACTTGTCCCATCAATTACTACGACCTCACTATCCTGACTAAATGAATTAGCATCAAAAATCACATTATCTAAGACTCCTGGAACAGCCACATGAAAGGTAGACCCACCTGAGGTAGTTGTCCAGTGATTGGCAAAATCAGACCAGTTACCACCATCTCCGACCCAGTAATAATCATCACCAGTCAGTCCTGTAATATTCCACCCGGTATTATTCCCATTATCTATGGTTTCAGTCGCATTAAATGTAGCTCCACCTGAGACGTTGATATCCTGCAAGATCAAATATGTTGCATTTACAGTACCAGTTGCTTTTGAAAGTGACACTTGTGTTCCAGCTAAAGTTGAAGCAAGTGAAATAGGATTTGCTTTTGTTCCAGGCAATACTAAATCACTAGTAACAGTAGTAGTGGTGCTTTCTTCAAATGAAATGCTAGATCCTTCTTTGATCGTAAGATTTTCAATGGTATGAGACCCTTCCACGACTATCGTACCATCCAATACAACATTGTAAAAGTCAAAACTTCGATTGGAGGTACTTTGTATATCAATTTCATCTGTAATCTGAACGGTAGACGTTCCTTCATTAAATACCGGTGAGCTTGATGAATTTGATAAATCAAAATTGTCACAGTAAATATTACTTGCTCCTGCATTAAATATCCCATCTATGAGCTGTAACCCACGACCTACATCCAAAGGATTGTTATTTAAATTCAAAACTCCGTCCCATAACTGTAAATCAAGACTGATTGAAACAGAGTCCTGAAAATTCACCGTGCCACTTCCATTGAGTCTGAGGACTCTAAATCGACCAGTTTCTCCATAGGTCAGCGTATGCGTACCACTTCCTTCCATCTCCATGGTGTAGACATCTTTATCCACCTCATCTGTGAAAGTGGCTGAACCATAAATATTAAGTCTCAGTCCGAAAGCACCATACAATCTCGGTGAATTGGTAACTCCAGTCCAGTCCATATCATTACAATCTACATCAATGTCCAGAGTGACTGTTTCGTCTGGTACCGTAAATGAATTGATATCAAAAAAGACATTATCATATCTGGCAGGATAGTCCGTATGGAAAGTGGTTCCGCCAGAACTAGTAGCCCAGTGACTCGCAAAATCGGTCCAGTCGCCTGCATTTCCTACCCAATAGTAATTCTGCGATACTGGCGCATTGATGGTCCATCCCGTTGTATTTCCATTTCCGGTTGAATTGTTGGCCGTGAATGTGGCTGCTCCGGTGGCATGAATATCGCTCAACTCTACATAGGAAAGAATAATTGATCCTGATAATGCTTCAAAAGTAGCTTCACTCCCACTAGTTGTAGTATTAATGACTGACGGACTAAATTTATCTCCCTGTGACACCAAGTTCCCCACGGTAAAAATATCTCCGGACCTTAGTTCAAGTTCAATTTCATCAGGAATGGTTATTTCATTAAAAGTAGAATTATATCTTAACCGACCATTTTGACTATAAAATTCGACATCATAATAGGTAAATGGACCATCTCCATCTCTGTCTGAATAAAAAGAAGTCGTGATAATCTTAGATGTTCCAGCATTCATTGTGATGTTCGTGCCTCCTATCCAAAATCTATCTGCAGCGATTTCTGATGATCCTAAAACAATCGTTTTGCTATTTGATCCTGAAGTATTGAAACCAATTTCAATGGTCAGATTATTACCATTCGTATCAAGGGAACCAGCCGTCATATTAAGGTTTTCGGTCTCCAAATTATCTTGAAGAGTCCATCCCCCACCTACTCCAACAAACATCAGATTAGCATCTG is from Marinobacter alexandrii and encodes:
- a CDS encoding T9SS type A sorting domain-containing protein, with the translated sequence MKNLIILLVLFSCGLPLFSQDYYWVGGSGNWSDFANHWATTSNGSTFHTQPPTASDNVIFDANSFDSFGQVVTLDAAANCLSMDWTGVPNFPVIDGNGNAMDIYASLTLAADMTADFDDLEFEATSTGHTITTNGTSLGTDANLMFVGVGGGWTLQDNLETENLNMTAGSLDTNGNNLTIEIGFNTSGSNSKTIVLGSSEIAADRFWIGGTNITMNAGTSKIITTSFYSDRDGDGPFTYYDVEFYSQNGRLRYNSTFNEITIPDEIELELRSGDIFTVGNLVSQGDKFSPSVINTTTSGSEATFEALSGSIILSYVELSDIHATGAATFTANNSTGNGNTTGWTINAPVSQNYYWVGNAGDWTDFASHWATSSGGTTFHTDYPARYDNVFFDINSFTVPDETVTLDIDVDCNDMDWTGVTNSPRLYGAFGLRLNIYGSATFTDEVDKDVYTMEMEGSGTHTLTYGETGRFRVLRLNGSGTVNFQDSVSISLDLQLWDGVLNLNNNPLDVGRGLQLIDGIFNAGASNIYCDNFDLSNSSSSPVFNEGTSTVQITDEIDIQSTSNRSFDFYNVVLDGTIVVEGSHTIENLTIKEGSSISFEESTTTTVTSDLVLPGTKANPISLASTLAGTQVSLSKATGTVNATYLILQDINVSGGATFNATETIDNGNNTGWNITGLTGDDYYWVGDGGNWSDFANHWTTTSGGSTFHVAVPGVLDNVIFDANSFSQDSEVVVIDGTSANFNDFDASLADQFFTISGSTKEMNIYGSLDLSVNSNLDIGNFNFLTTGSTTIDFSDGPGSNWIANFLSGGTWTLESDVVLRDINFESGTINTNGYYVDISQFFFLGSESKTLNLGTSTLESNSIRSDGSTNTTINGGSSEIIISGSLIVGSDVSETITLNNLTVSQRVDFYTDLTLSTLTFQAGSDVSTVGDRVLTVDEFIAVGTELDPIIIEPQTVSSSLTISQSTGVVNGYFLEMEEVTATGGATFNAFNSIDNGNVIGWIFNRLSQTITFDPIADKSVEDDAFTLEATASSGLDVSFEIISGPAIVSENLLTITGAGTVEVQAKQSGDVDYNPAPSVFREFTVAKGTQSIFFESLPEKTFGEPDFSLVASSTADLVVDFASSDLTIATIENGEVIIVGAGSTVITASQPGNDDYEAAMDVEQTLVVDKASQQIIFEALTTRTFGDAPFTLSATGGNSGNAIVYISSDLDVVTIDGNEVTIVGAGSVTITASQIGNDNYHDAVSMDQLLTIAKANQTISFPELNDFEIGIDTNPIALAATASSGLLVSYETTGPATLIGSNLTPTGVGTVTVTALQSGDVNFEAATKMEQSFEVIESVLGLDSNSFHIYPNPVSNYLKIEGLASADIIIYTLKGELAKEKTRSNKINLSDLNPGVYLLNLVSDTKKLYATKIVIAR